DNA from Micromonospora nigra:
GTGCAGGGTGATCCCGCAGGCCGGGCCGAGCCCTCCGGAGCCGTCACCGGGTGCCCGGAGCAGATCCAGCACCAGGGCATGCTCGACCAGCCGGATCCACGGATCGCGGCGGACGGCCGCGTGCAGGGCGCGCTGCACCTCCGCGCCGGTGGCGTCGCCGCCGGCGTGCACGATCCGGTCCGCCCGGTGCCCGCCCTCCCGGGTGAGCATCAACGAACCGTCCGGATGCCGGTCGAACTCGGCCCCGACCCGCATCAGCTCCCGCAGCCGGGTCGGGCCCTCCTCCACCAGCACCCGCACCGCCGCCGGGTCGCACAGCCCCACCCCGGCGACCTCCGTGTCCGAGGCGTGCGCGGCCGGGGTGTCGTGCGGGTCGAGCACCGCCGCGATGCCGCCCTGCGCCCAACGGGTCGACCCCTCGTCGATGTCGACCTTGGTGACGACGGTGACGTGCAGCCCCGCCTCACGAAGGTGCAACGCCGCGGTCAGGCCGGCCACGCCGGAACCCACCACGATCACGTCGGTGGTCTCCACCCAGCCGGGCGCGGGAGCGGCCAGCAGCGGGGGCGGCGTCGGCAGGTCGACGGTCGCAAGGTCCATGCCGACAGTCAACCCGAAGGAACCTCCCCCGGGGCGGCGGGGGCGGTACGAGTGGTTTCGGCTACGACGCCGGGCTACTTCGTCCGCACCGGCAGACCGGCCGGACCGGCACCCTTCAGCGAGGCGGTCACCGTGCGGTCGCTGAGCCAGAGGTAGCAGCGGACACCCCGGTCGCCGACCCGCCAACGGCCCGGCCCGGGCGGACGGATCACCACCCCGCTGCGGAAGGGCAGGTCGACGTCGTCGGGGACGCCCACGTACCGGCCGAGCACCGTGCGGCAGCCGGTGTACAGGGGAACCCAGTCCCCGTCCTTCGTCGGGTACGGACGGTCCGGCGCGGGCCACACGCCGACGAACTCGGCGTCGTGCCGGGTGCCGCAGTCCACCGGCACCAGGGTCTGCACGCCGCCGCCCCGCCCGGCGCGGGTCTGCTGGCAGCCGAGCCGTAGCGGGGAGGGTGCCTTCAGGGCGTCACGCAGGCTTCCGGTGCGGGTGACGACGGTCGCCGCCGCCTCGACGCCGGTCACCTCGGCCAGGTCGCAGCGGTACCAGCGGGCACCGGCCGCCCAGCCCGGCCCGGACGGCAGCGCGACGGCCAGCCGGAGCCGACCCGCGCGCCAGTTGTCCCCCACGTGACCGTTCGCCCGGGTGTCGCAGTCGGCGAAGGCCCCCCGCAGTTCCGTCGAGCCGGTGGCGGGCGGTGCGGCCCGCTCGGCCGGGAAGGAGCCCACGTGCACCGTCTCGATCCCGTGCGGGTCGGCGCAGTCGACCGGCTCGTACGCGTCGAGCGGCACCACGTCGGCGAACGTCGCGTGACAGACCCCCGCGGCCGGGGTGAACGGACCGGGCACGGGCAGCGCCCCCCAGTCGTCGACCAGGTCGCCGTCGGTGCCCGGCACCGAGCCGCACCCGACCAGGAGCGCGGTCGCGGCGACCGCCGCTACCAGGGCCCCGATGGCACGCTGCTGCCTCACCCGGCCTCCCCCAGCCAGCACCGTCACCCGACGGCGCCCCCAGGCTAACCGAACATCACCCTCCGGTGACAGACCGGAACAACCCTCCCCACCCGGGGTCAGACCGCCGCGAGGGGATTCGGGACGGGGGCTCCGGCGGTGCCGGGGGCGGCGACCGACGGGTCCGCGCCGAGGTCGACGACCCGGTTGTCGGCGTCGACGTGCACCACGACCGGTCGGTAGGTGCGCGCCTCGG
Protein-coding regions in this window:
- a CDS encoding septum formation family protein, which gives rise to MRQQRAIGALVAAVAATALLVGCGSVPGTDGDLVDDWGALPVPGPFTPAAGVCHATFADVVPLDAYEPVDCADPHGIETVHVGSFPAERAAPPATGSTELRGAFADCDTRANGHVGDNWRAGRLRLAVALPSGPGWAAGARWYRCDLAEVTGVEAAATVVTRTGSLRDALKAPSPLRLGCQQTRAGRGGGVQTLVPVDCGTRHDAEFVGVWPAPDRPYPTKDGDWVPLYTGCRTVLGRYVGVPDDVDLPFRSGVVIRPPGPGRWRVGDRGVRCYLWLSDRTVTASLKGAGPAGLPVRTK